In Vibrio stylophorae, the genomic stretch CTGACCCCTATCTGGCTGAAAAAGAGTAAGCCACTTGTTGCCCGCTGCGGGCGATGCGCAGTAATTTGTATATAAGAGAGACAATGAACGACGACCATTCGCAAAGTTCTGAAGGTCCCAGTCGAAAGACCTTCTTTGGACGACTTGGCCAACTTTTTCAAGGTGAACCCAGAGACAAACAAGATCTAGTCGATGTGTTCCGCGATTCAGAAGAAAATGCCCTTATCGATCACAACACCCGCGATATGCTTGAAGGGGTGATGGAGATCGCCGAGATGCGAGTTCGGGACATTATGATCCCTCGCTCCCAAATGATCACCATTGAGCGCTCTCAACCGCTGGAAGAGATCATCGATATCATCATCAGTGCCGCACATTCGCGTTATCCGGTGATCAGCGATGATAAAGACCATGTGGAAGGGATTTTGCTTGCCAAAGACCTACTTCGCTATCTACGCTCAGATAGTGAAGCCTTTGATCTCGATAAGGTTCTACGTGAAGCTGTTGTTGTTCCTGAAAGTAAACGAGTGGATCGTCTACTCAAAGAGTTTCGTGAACAGCGCTATCATATGGCCATTGTTGTGGATGAGTTCGGCGGCGTGTCCGGCGTTGTCACCATTGAAGATATTTTGGAAGAGATTGTCGGCGACATCGAAGATGAGTTCGATGACACCGAAGGCGATGATATTCGCGCACTCAACAAACATACCTTCTCGGTCAAAGCGTTGACCACCATTGAAGATTTCAATGACATGTTTGCCACCCACTTCAGTGATGAAGAGGTGGATACCGTGGGTGGTTTGGTGATGACAAGCTTTGGTCATTTGCCATCACGCGGTGAAGTGGTGACCATTGCGGGTTACCAGTTTAAGGTCTCTGCGGCCGATAATCGCCGCGTGCTGCAGCTTCAGGTGACCATTCCTGAGGATGCGCCCGCGCCTAACCTCACGGCGTAATTCAATGTCATGATGAGCAAATCAACGCGAATCATTCATGCCCTACTGGCGCTGCTTTGCGGCGCCAGTGCTACATTGGCCTTTGCCCCTTATGGCATTTGGCCTTTGGCGTTTTTTAGCGTCACCGCATTCTTTATCTTAATCAATCAGCGCAGCGCGAAATCCGCAGCCTTGCTTGGTTTTTTCTGGGGTCTAGGCCAGTTTGGCACTGGCATCAGTTGGGTCTATCACAGCATTGCCAAGTTTGGCGGTTTACCGCTACCAGCAGGCATTGTGATTATGTTACTTCTGATTGCCTATTTAGCCCTTTACCCAGCCCTTTTTGCCTACCTCACCAATCGCTTTTTTAATCCGCAGCATTGCCGCCCATGGCTCAGATATTTAATCGCCATGCCCTTGCTCTGGCTACTTTGCGATGCGATTCGTGGCAGCCTATTTACCGGCTTCCCTTGGCTTTATTTAGGCTATAGCCAAATTGACAGTCCCCTATCGGCCATTGCCCCTGTGTTTGGCGTTCAAGGGATCACCTTAGCCATTATTTTATGCGCTAGTGCCTTGGCTTGGAGCCTAAAATGGCGCAGCCTAAAGCCACTAACCACCCTTATGGTCGTCGCGGGTGTGTGCGCGCTCTGCTGGTGGGGACAGCCTAAGTGGCTCAAAGCTGGCGAACAGAGCTATCAGGTCAGTATGATTCAGGGCAATATTCCGCAGCATCTTAAATGGCAACCACAAATGCGTGGCATCACCCTGATGCGCTACTTCGAACTGACCCGTCAACACTGGGACAGCGATATCATCATTTGGCCTGAAGCTGCACTGCCGGTGTTTGAAACCGATGTACCAGAATATCTTGCGAGTGTGGATAGTGCCGCGCGCAAAAATGGTGTCAGCGTACTAACGGGGATTATCGATCTGCGGCCAAATCATGGTGATATCTACAATAGCATTTTGGTATTAGGTGACAGCGAGCAAGACAGTTACAACTACGATACCGCGCAGCGCTATAACAAGAACCATTTAGTGCCCTTTGGTGAATTTGTACCCTTTGAGTCGTTGCTGCGAAAACTTGGCCCGCTCTTTAACTTACCCATGTCTTCGTTTAATCGCGGACCTCGTATTCAGCCTAATCTGATTGCTCATGGACTCTCCATGGCATCTGCGCTTTGCTATGAAATCGCCTTTTCTGGTTTGGTACGTAGCAATGTGCACGCGAATACCGGCGCGATTCTAACTCTGTCCAATGATGCTTGGTTTGGTAATACCATCGGCCCACACCAGCACCTCGAAATTGCACGAATGCGCGCCTTAGAGCTTGGCCGCCCAGTACTTCGCGCGACCAATACAGGAATTACCGCAGCCATTGACCTTAATGGCCAACTGATGGCAACGCTGCCGCAATTTAAAACCCAAGTGCTGACCACCACCATTCATCCCGGGGTAGGCGCCACACCATTTTGGAAATGGGGCTATCGCCCACTGTGGATTGCCAGCATATTGCTCACCATTTGGGGCCTGTGGCAGCGACGCAAGCAGAAAAAAGTGCTCAGCCAAAGACAGTAGCGCAATCAGCCAGAACAAGAGCCCCCCAAATCAATGGCTCAGCATCTGAATCACTGGCGTCATAAAAATCGGAATAAAAAAAGCAGCCTAGGCTGCTTTTTTCGATTATGGCTCAAAGGATTTTCGATGAAAGCGCTGGCAACCACACTCGGGGCAAGCATCAATCACCTCAGGATAAGTGATCATTTTTTGCCAGTGGCACGACTCGCAGCACAAACGGCCAAAACCAATCATCTCACCGGCATGATAAACACCATGATGCTCTAAATCTTGAGTCAGCTCATGCCACTCCACTTGGGTCTTATCGGTAATATCGGCAAGCCCAGCCCAAATCGAGTCACTGACCAGCTGATAAAATGGACTGTCAGTAAAAGAGCTTTCCTGACTTTCCTTTAAATCCTTGCGAAACTCACTCATATCACGTTTGACATAAGCAGCAATTAAAGACCATTCATCCTTGGTCATCTCTTCCAGCGCATCCAAATAGGGTGCCCCTTGGTCTAACCAACGCTTCAACTCCTCGGGACTGTTGGCCATGCTGCGGGTAATTTTCGCCAATAAGGCTTCATAATCGGCTTTTTGTTTACTCATAAAGCACCTTTCTCATTCAGCTATTGTTGACACTAGCGCCTTTGGTTATCCTATGCCGATTAAGTATTATCGGTTCCAACCGAACTCACAAATCTGAAGATAACCGGACATCACTGATGCAAGATCAATATAACCCGCAAGAGATTGAACAGAAGGTTCAAAAACACTGGGATGAAAACCAGACCTTTGCCGTCACGGAAGACGACAATAAAGAGAAGTTCTACTGTCTATCCATGTTCCCGTACCCAAGTGGTCGACTGCACATGGGTCACGTGCGCAACTACACCATTGGTGATGTGATCTCTCGTTATCAACGTATGCAAGGCAAAAACGTGATGCAACCTATTGGCTGGGATGCCTTTGGTCTGCCTGCGGAAAACGCTGCGGTGAAAAACAACACAGCACCAGCGCCTTGGACTTACGAAAACATCGAATACATGAAAAACCAGCTCAAACTCTTGGGCTTTGGTTATGACTGGAACCGTGAATTTGCCACCTGTACCCCTGAGTACTACCGCTGGGAACAAGAGTTCTTCACTAAGCTTTACGAAAAAGGCTTGGTTTACAAAAAGACCTCTTCAGTAAACTGGTGTCCAAATGACCAAACCGTGCTTGCCAACGAGCAAGTGGAAGATGGCTGCTGCTGGCGCTGTGATACCCCTGTAGAACAAAAAGAGATTCCACAGTGGTTTATTAAGATCACCGCTTACGCGCAAGAGCTGCTAGACGATCTTGATAGCCTTGAAGGCTGGCCTGAGATGGTAAAAACCATGCAGCGCAACTGGATTGGTCGCTCTGAAGGTGTGGAGCTAAAATTTGCAGTTGCAGGTCAATCAGACCTTGAGGTTTATACCACACGTCCAGATACCCTCATGGGTGTGACTTATGTAGGTATCGCAGCAGGTCACCCACTAGCAACACTCGCAGCGCAAAGCAATCCAGCACTGGCGGCATTCATCGATGAGTGTAAAAACACCAAGGTTGCAGAAGCTGAGCTTGCGACCATGGAGAAAAAAGGGATGGATACCGGCCTGACCGCGATCCACCCACTCAACGGTCGTGAAGTGCCAATCTATGTCGCCAACTTCGTATTGATGGATTATGGTACAGGCGCTGTCATGGCGGTTCCTGCGCACGACCAACGTGACTTTGAATTCGCAACTAAGTACGGCCTAGACATCATTCCTGTGATCAAGCCAGCTGATGGTAGCGCACTAGACGTCTCAGAAGCAGCATACACCGAAAAAGGCGTATTGTTTGATTCTGGCGAATTTGATGGTCTTGCATTCCAAGAAGCATTCGATGCCATCGCAGCCAAGCTTGAAGCTGAAGGCAAAGGCGTGAAAACCGTGAACTTCCGTCTTCGTGACTGGGGTGTTTCACGTCAACGTTACTGGGGTGCGCCAATCCCAATGGTGACCACTGAAGATGGTGTTGTTCATCCAGTACCAGCAGAACAACTACCCGTGATTCTGCCTGAAGATGTGGTGATGGATGGTGTAACAAGCCCTATCAAAGCGGATAAAGAGTGGGCGAAGACCACCTTTAACGGTGAGCCTGCGCTACGTGAAACTGACACCTTTGATACCTTTATGGAATCATCTTGGTACTACGCACGTTACTGTAGCCCTCAAGCCGACGATATTTTGGATGCTGATAAAGCCAACTACTGGCTACCGGTTGACCAATACATCGGTGGTATCGAACACGCCTGTATGCACCTTTTGTACTCACGTTTCTTCCACAAGTTGCTGCGTGATGCAGGTTATGTAACGTCAGATGAACCATTCAAGAAGCTACTTTGCCAAGGTATGGTGCTGGCAGATGCCTTCTACTACACCACAGACAAAGGTGGTAAAGAGTGGGTGGCGCCAACAGATGTTCGTGTTGAGCGTGATGGTAAAGGCCGCATCGTTGCTGCGACCGACAATCACGGTCGTAACGTTGAACACTCTGGCATGATCAAAATGTCGAAGTCGAAAAATAACGGCATCGACCCACAAGAGATGGTAGATAAATACGGCGCAGATACCGTTCGTCTATTTATGATGTTCGCATCACCTGCTGAAATGACCTTGGAATGGCAAGAGTCTGGCGTTGAAGGCGCGAACCGCTTCTTGAAACGTATTTGGAAACTGGTTCACGACCACGTGAGCCAAGGTCCAGTAGACGCGCTCAATGTTGCAAGCCTCAATGGCGATCAAAAAGCACTTCGCCGCGATGTGCACAAAGCGATTGCCAAAGTAAGTGATGATGTGGGTCGTCGTCAGACCTTCAACACCGCAATCGCTGCGATCATGGAGCTGATGAACAAGCTTGGCAAAGCGCCACAACAAGAGTCGCAAGATCGCGCCATCTTGGATGAAGCACTAAAAGCAGTTGTTGCCATGCTTTACCCAATCACCCCGCACTTTAGCTTTACCCTATGGGAAGCGCTGGGTGAAGCAGATGTGGATCACGCACCATGGCCGAATTTTGATGAAAGCGCTTTGGTTGAAGATGAGAAGCTTATTGTGGTGCAAGTGAACGGTAAAGTTCGCGCTAAAATCACAGTTGCAGCAGATGCATCTTCTGAGCAAGTGCAAGAACTTGGCCTCAGCGATGAAAATGTCGCTAAATTTACTGAAGACAAGACCATCCGTAAGGTGATCTACGTTCCGGGTAAATTGCTCAACATCGTTGCCAACTAAGGTTGGCAACCCTGTTTCGCAACATCATTCGGACCGAATAAAAGGAACTCAATATGCCCCGTACTTTGCTGCGTTGGAGTGTGATTATGCTGGTCGCCTTGGTGACCAGCGGTTGTGGTTTTCACCTGCGAGGCTCCTACAGCCTACCTGCAGAAGTGACTGAACTCTCCATCACCAGTTTTGACACATACGGCACCTTAACGCGTTATTTGAAAAACCAAATTCGTCAACAAGATGTAACTGTGGTTGCGCCGCATGCCAGCGTTCCCAATTTGCATCTTCAGTCTGAATCCTTTGGTGAACGCACCGTGTCGCTTTATCAAAACGGCCGCGCAGCTGAGTATGAGCTGAGTTTAACTGTGGCTTATTCAGTCACAGTTCCCGATATGGGCACTCGCCAGTATTCCACTATGGTGCATCGAAATTATTTAGATAACCCATTAACGGCGCTGGCAAAATCTGTTGAGCGCGACAAGATTGAAAATGAGATGCGCCAGCAGGCGGTACAGCAGATCATTCGTCAATTGGGTCGTCTCAACACCACCTATGATGCTCAGCACGATCCCGATTCGGTGAAAGTGCGAACCCTTGAAAGTGCGCAATAGTTTCAATGCGCACTTATCCAGAACAGCTTCAGCAAAAATTAAATCAAGGCCTTCACCGCAGTTATCTTATCTGTGGTGATGAGCCTTTGCTAAAACTTGAAAGCCAACAAGCCATTATTCAGGCCGCAAAAGCCCAAGGCTTTTTAGAGCGGCATGCATTTACCCTTGATGCCAGTCTTGATTGGCAGCAAGTCTATGACTGCGCAAATGCATTAAGCCTTTTTGCGCAAAGACAGATCATTGAGCTACAAATTGGCGACAAAGGTATTGGTAAACACAGCCAAGCCCTGATTGAGCTCTGCCATATGTTGCATGATGATCTCATTTTGATTGTCAGTGGCGAGCGTCTCAACAAACAGCAGGAAAATAGCAAATGGGCCAAAGCGATCATGGCTCAGGGTTTATTTGTCCCTTGCTTGACGCCAGATAGCCAACGTCTGCCACGCTTTGTTCAGCAGCGCTGCCAGCAAGTGGGATTCAAAGCGGATACCGCCAGTATTCAGCTGTTATGCCAATGGCATGAAGGCAATTTACTCGCGCTGAGCCAAAGCCTTGAAAAACTCTCACTGCTCTACCCTGATGGTCTATTAACACTGCCACGGCTTGAAGAGGCGCTTAGCCGCCACCATCACTACACACCATTTCAATTGGTTGATAGTCTTTTGGCAGGCCAAGGCAAACGCAGCTTACGCATTTTAGAGCAGCTTGAAGCAGAAGGCGTGGAGCTCACCATTTTACTGCGCACGCTCCAAAAAGAACTGGCACAACTCATCACCCTAAGCCAAGCCATGGCACAGGGTGAAGCCATGAATCAAAGCTTTAATCGCCTACAAATTTGGCAAAATAAGCGCCCCCTTTACCAGCAAGCACTTAGCCGTTTTTCGGCCGAGTATTGGCGCCAAACTTGGCACCAACTGGCCATGCTTGAAATTCAAGTCAAACAAGATTTTGATGGCCAACATTGGCCCATGCTAAAACAATTTTGCCTGCGCTGGTGTCCACCTCATGTGAACCAGCCCCATAGCCTCACATTTGGGCATATGCAGACAGCACAATAAGGCAAAACGCCGTGCTATACTGCGCCCCTCAAGTTTTATCGGAAGGAATTTTCGTGCAAATCGAACACCTAGAACAATTCGCGGTCGAAGCAGTGGATGATATGAAAGCTGAAGCGATCGTCACCCTCAATGTAGAAGCTTTTAGCTCAATCACCAGCCGTATGGTGATTTGTACTGGTACCTCCAATCGCCATGTACATGCCATTGCCCACCATGTGGTGGAAAATGCAAAAGCACTGAAGCTGTCTGTATTTGGCACCGAAGGTGAAAAAGAGGGCGAATGGGTCGTGGTCGATCTAGGCGATGTCATGGTGCATGTGATGCAGCAAGAATCTCGCGAACGCTACCAACTCGAAAAATTGTGGAGTTAGTCGCGGCATGAAAATTCAATTAATTGCCGTGGGCACCAAAATGCCAAAATGGGTAGAGCAAGGCTTTGCTGAGTATCAACGCCGCTTTCCCAAAGATATGCCGCTTGAACTGGTTGAAATTAGCGCAGGCAAGCGTGGCAAAAATGCAGATATTGCCCGTATTTTACAAAAAGAGGGACAAGCAACGCTGACCGCAATTCCCAAGGGTAACCGAATCGTCACCCTCGATATTCCTGGCAAACCGTGGACCACACCACAGCTTGCAGAACAATTAGAACAATGGAAATTGGATGGCCGAGATGTCTCCATTTTGATTGGTGGTCCTGAGGGACTATCGCCTGAATGTAAAGCGGCGGCCGATCAAAGCTGGTCGCTTTCACCCTTAACGATGCCCCACCCTTTGGTGCGTATCGTGATGGCTGAAAGCCTCTATCGCGCTTGGAGTATTACCACCAACCATCCCTATCATAGAGAGTAGTTGTGCTGTCCTATCGTCGCACTGAAATTCGAGACCACAATGCGGAATCGGCGCTGTTTTTCCGTCGCGCCGTGGTCTCTTTTGCCGGCATTCTTGCGCTGGTCGGCGTGTTATTGCTCAATCTTTACCATATTCAAGTAAACGAGCATCGCGATTATCAAACGCGCTCCAATGACAACCGCATCAAGGTCGTTCCTGTAGCGCCGAACCGCGGCCTCATTTACGATCGCAACGGCATTCTGCTGGCAGAAAACCGCCCTGTCTTTAACTTGGAACTGACCCCTGAAAAGGTCAAAGATATTCCAGACACATTGGCTCAGCTCAAACAATTGCTGGATCTCTCCGATGATGATCTCAATCGTTTTGATCGCGAACGCCGTCGCACCCGTCGATTTGAAACCGTACCGATTAAAACCCAGCTCACTCAAGAGCAAGTCGCGGTCTTCTCGGTAAACCAACACCGCTTTCCTGGGGTGGAAGTCAAAGCCTATCTCAAACGCTATTACCCCTATGGGGATGCACTGACCCACGTTCTTGGCTATGTTGCGAAAATCAACGACAGCGATCTCGCGCGCTTAGATAAAGAAGATAAACTCGCCAATTACAAAGCCACACGTGATATCGGTAAGCTTGGCATCGAGCGTTTTTATGAAGATACACTTCACGGCACAGCTGGCTATCAAGAGGTAGAGGTCAATAGTCGTGGTCGTATCATCCGCACCTTGAAATACGTACCGCCAGTACCCGGTAAAGATATCGTACTTAACTTAGATATCGACCTGCAGCTGTATATTGCCAAGCTACTGGACAACCGCCGCGGTGCTGTGGTCGTCGTCGACCCGAAAGACAGTGGCATTCTCGCCATGGTCTCAAGTCCAAGCTATGATCCAAACCTGTTTGTGCATGGTATTTCAGGCCGTGAATATGGTGCCCTGCTCAATGATTTAGACCGCCCATTGGTCAACCGAGCCACCTTGGGAATTTACCCCCCTGCTTCCACGGTGAAACCTTTCATTGCTGTTGCTGCGCTCACTGAAGATGTGATTACCCCAACCACCACCCGTAATGATCCGGGGATTTGGCGTATTCCAAATTCAAAAACCCGACCATTCCGTGACTGGCTTCGTTGGGGCCATGGCCCTGTTAATATAGTCAAAGCCATTGAAGAGTCAGTGGACACTTTCTTCTATCAAATCGCTTATGACATGGGCATTGATCGCTTATCCGCATGGATGAAACTTTTTGGTTTCGGCCACCAAACAGGCGTCGATATCCATGAAGAAAGCCCAGCGAATATGCCAACCCGCGAATGGAAACAAGCCCGTTACCGCCAACCTTGGTATCAAGGTGACACCATTCCGGTCGGGATTGGCCAAGGCTACTGGACTGCAACACCGCTTCAGCTTGCTAAAGCCACCACAGTGCTGGTCAACGATGGTGTGGTGCGTGCGCCGCATCTACTTCGTGGCCGCATGGTCAACGATCAAGTTGCCATTAAATCGGTTCCTGTAGAGCACACTATTGTCGGTGTTGACCAAAGTTATTGGGATATTGCCAAAGAAGGGATGCGTCTTGTCGATCATGGTCGCAAAGGGACTGCGCGCCGCGCCTTTGCCAAAACGCCTTATATGACAGCAGGCAAATCAGGCACTGCGCAGGTCTTTGGCCTAGGTGAAGATGAAGATTATGATGCCGATGAAGTGGCTGAGCATCTACGTGACCATGCCCTCTTCACAGCCTATGCCCCTTTCAAGAAACCAGAAGTAGTGGTCTCTATGGTGCTCGAAAATGCCGGTGGTGGCTCCAGTAATGCTGCGCCAATTGTACGTGAAATTTTTGACCACATTTTAGTGGATACAAAAAAGGATAAGAAATGAGTTTGGTTCATTCGCATCGTCAGTCACTGTCGCAGCGTTTTCATATCGATATGCCTCTGCTCTCTGCGATTTTAATCTTGATGGGCTTTGCGTTGATCGTCATGTATAGCGCCAGCGGTCAAAGTATGGGGATGATGGAGCGCCAAGCATTTCGTATGATTTTGGCGCTGGGCGTAATGTTTTGTCTTGCCCAAATTCCGCCGCGCCACTACGAAAATTGGGCACCGCACCTCTACTTTGTCGGTATCTGCCTGTTACTTGGCGTATTGCTCTTTGGTGAAACTTCAAAAGGTGCCCAGCGCTGGCTCAATTTAGGGGTGATTCGTTTTCAGCCCTCAGAGATGATCAAGCTCGCAGTGCCACTGATGGTTGCTCGCTATATCGGTAATAAACCACTGCCGCCAAAGTTACGCTTTATTGCCGTAGCGCTGATGATGGTCTTTGTGCCCACTATTTTAATTGCGAAACAACCCGACTTGGGGACATCAATTCTCATTGCCGCCTCTGGGGTCTTTGTGATCTTTTTATCTGGCATCAGCTGGCGTTTACTGGTGTCTGCAGCCGCTGCTGTAATGGGATTTTTGCCTATCCTCTGGTTTTATCTGATGCATGATTACCAGCGAACCCGCGTGTTAACGCTGTTTAATCCAGAGTCTGACCCACTAGGCGCGGGCTACCATATCATCCAATCAAAAATTGCCATCGGCTCTGGTGGTTTATTTGGTAAAGGCTGGATGCAAGGCACGCAATCACAACTTGAATTCTTGCCTGAGCGTCACACTGACTTTATCTTTGCGGTAATCGCCGAAGAGTGGGGATTAATTGGCGTCATGGCTTTGCTTTGCCTCTACCTTTTTATTATTGGTCGCGGCTTAGTTTTGGCCTCGCGCGCGCAAACTGCTTTTGGCCGAATGATGGCAGGGAGTATTGTTTTAAGCTTCTTCGTCTATATTTTTGTAAACATCGGCATGGTCAGCGGCATCTTGCCCGTGGTTGGTGTGCCACTGCCTCTCGTCAGTTATGGCGGCACCTCCATGGTGACCTTGATGGCAGGCTTTGGTATTTTGATGTCCATCCACACCCATAGAAAATTACTATCGCGAGCGAACTAATGCGTCGATTCCTGTTTATCTTCACAGCCTTACTTTTAGCGGGCTGTGCAAAAGAAGCACCAAAAACTGACGGCCGTTATGAGCTTGCCAATGATGTTGCGCCTGCGCAGCTACCAAGCCATATTCATCAAGAGAGTGCGGTGCCACGTTATGAGCCGCCAAGCCTTGCCGGCAACAAAGACTACACTGTGCGCGGCGTACGCTATCAGGTCCTCAAGAGCCCAACAGCGTTTAGCCAAACCGGCGATGCATCTTGGTATGGTGAAAAGTTTCATGGCCATAAAACCTCCAATGGTGAGGTTTATGACATGTACTCCATGACTGCAGCGCATAAAACATTGCCGCTTCCAAGTTATGTGCGTGTGACCAACTTAAATAACCAAAAAAGTGTGATCGTCCGCGTCAATGATCGTGGCCCATTTCATCAAGGTCGCATTATTGATTTAAGCTATGCCGCTGCACTTAAGCTAGATGTCATTCGAACTGGTACCGCGCCAGTTCAAATTGAATTAATTCCAATGACGCCACCGAATGATAAAGCAGAGTGGCAGTCGAGCAGCACGCACAATTATTGGATTCAACTTGTCGCACTTTCCAATGCAGAAAAAGCAAAAGAAAAAGCAATGGAACTTTCTAAGCAATTTGAGACACCAATAAAGGTTCGCAGTGAAGGTCAAGTTCATCGCTTACGTGCTGGTCCATTTACAAATCGCCATGATGCACTAATGTGGCAGCAAAAATTACAAGCAAAGGGTTTTGACCAAGCGTATATCCTGACCGAAGCCCATTAATTTTACCAATGCTGACATTTGAAGCTGAGCACTGTCTTGGTTTCTTTGGTATAGTATTTGGTAATTACACTCGAATTTAACTTAAGCACTTAAATTTCAATGATGAAAATCTCAACAATTCTAAAAACAGTGGCCACTGGTGCCATGCTCATGTTGTCATCTACCGCGATGGCAGTGCCTTCTGTTGTGCCGGATGCACCTGATATTGC encodes the following:
- the mrdA gene encoding penicillin-binding protein 2 translates to MSYRRTEIRDHNAESALFFRRAVVSFAGILALVGVLLLNLYHIQVNEHRDYQTRSNDNRIKVVPVAPNRGLIYDRNGILLAENRPVFNLELTPEKVKDIPDTLAQLKQLLDLSDDDLNRFDRERRRTRRFETVPIKTQLTQEQVAVFSVNQHRFPGVEVKAYLKRYYPYGDALTHVLGYVAKINDSDLARLDKEDKLANYKATRDIGKLGIERFYEDTLHGTAGYQEVEVNSRGRIIRTLKYVPPVPGKDIVLNLDIDLQLYIAKLLDNRRGAVVVVDPKDSGILAMVSSPSYDPNLFVHGISGREYGALLNDLDRPLVNRATLGIYPPASTVKPFIAVAALTEDVITPTTTRNDPGIWRIPNSKTRPFRDWLRWGHGPVNIVKAIEESVDTFFYQIAYDMGIDRLSAWMKLFGFGHQTGVDIHEESPANMPTREWKQARYRQPWYQGDTIPVGIGQGYWTATPLQLAKATTVLVNDGVVRAPHLLRGRMVNDQVAIKSVPVEHTIVGVDQSYWDIAKEGMRLVDHGRKGTARRAFAKTPYMTAGKSGTAQVFGLGEDEDYDADEVAEHLRDHALFTAYAPFKKPEVVVSMVLENAGGGSSNAAPIVREIFDHILVDTKKDKK
- the rodA gene encoding rod shape-determining protein RodA, with amino-acid sequence MSLVHSHRQSLSQRFHIDMPLLSAILILMGFALIVMYSASGQSMGMMERQAFRMILALGVMFCLAQIPPRHYENWAPHLYFVGICLLLGVLLFGETSKGAQRWLNLGVIRFQPSEMIKLAVPLMVARYIGNKPLPPKLRFIAVALMMVFVPTILIAKQPDLGTSILIAASGVFVIFLSGISWRLLVSAAAAVMGFLPILWFYLMHDYQRTRVLTLFNPESDPLGAGYHIIQSKIAIGSGGLFGKGWMQGTQSQLEFLPERHTDFIFAVIAEEWGLIGVMALLCLYLFIIGRGLVLASRAQTAFGRMMAGSIVLSFFVYIFVNIGMVSGILPVVGVPLPLVSYGGTSMVTLMAGFGILMSIHTHRKLLSRAN
- a CDS encoding septal ring lytic transglycosylase RlpA family protein; amino-acid sequence: MRRFLFIFTALLLAGCAKEAPKTDGRYELANDVAPAQLPSHIHQESAVPRYEPPSLAGNKDYTVRGVRYQVLKSPTAFSQTGDASWYGEKFHGHKTSNGEVYDMYSMTAAHKTLPLPSYVRVTNLNNQKSVIVRVNDRGPFHQGRIIDLSYAAALKLDVIRTGTAPVQIELIPMTPPNDKAEWQSSSTHNYWIQLVALSNAEKAKEKAMELSKQFETPIKVRSEGQVHRLRAGPFTNRHDALMWQQKLQAKGFDQAYILTEAH